The sequence below is a genomic window from Acidobacteriota bacterium.
TAGGATTCCTCTACGCCGCCCTCTTCCTCTACTTCTCCCAGCCCCGCCCCTGGCTCTACGCGGCCGGACTCCTCCTGGCCCTTCTAGGCCTGCTCATCCGCCTGTGGGCCACCGGACACCTTGAAAAATGGCAAGGACTGGTCACTTCAGGTCCCTACCGCTATACCCGCAACCCCCTCTACTTCGGATCCTTCATCCTGGGCCTGGGACTCACCCTGGCCGGCAGCGTGGTCTGGCTGGTGGTCCTCTACGCCGTCCTCTTCCTGGCCTTCTACTACCCGGTCATGCGCCGCGAAGAGGACGAGCTGCAGGCCGGCTACCAGGACCCCTTTCCCGACTACCGCAAGCGGGTCCCTCTCTTCTTCCCCGCACTTCGTCCCGCCTGGCCCAAATCGGATCGCCGCTTTTCCTGGACCCGGGTCAAGGCCAACCGCGAGTATAATGCCGTACTAGGATTCTTGATACTTAGCCTGCTGATCGGCATCAAAATGTGGTAGGCGGCGGCGGGCGGTCAAGAAATCACCATGAAGAAGACGGCTACCATTCTGATGATCTTTGCCCTGGCGGCCATGCCCTTGGCCTCGGCCCCGGCCTCCGATCCGGCGGGACCGGCGAACCCGCTTTTCGACGAGGTGGCCCAGGCCGAAGCGCCCTTCATCGAGGGCGAGGAGCTGACCTTTTCCATCTACTGGAAGCCGCCTGCGGTCCTCAAGTGGCTGATCGGCAACATCAAGGCCGGGGAAGTCAAAGTCCGCGTCGAGAAAGACACCTACCAGGAGCGTCCGGTGTGGAAGCTGACCGCCGAGGCGGCCACCAGCGGATTCGTGCGCAGCCGCATCCTGGCAGTCGACGACCGCTTCGTTTCCATCATCGACCGCGACGACTACCGCTCTTATCAACTGCGCAAGTTCATCCGCGAGGGCGACAAGACGCGCAAGGACGTGACTTCCAGCTTCCGCTACTCGCAGGACCAGGTCGAGGTGCGCAAGGTCGATCTCAAGCACGAGCCTCCCAGGACCGAGGTCAAGACTTTCCAGGGCATTCCGGGTCCTCTGGCCGACGTGGTGAGCGTCTTTTACGTGGCCCGCCTGCGCAGCATGAAACCGGGCGAGCGCTACCAGATCCACCTGGCCGACGAGTCCGAGCCGCAGGAGGTCAGGGTCGAGGTGCTGGAGAAGGAATCGACCAGGACGCCGCTGGCCCGGTACGACAGCGTCCGCATCAGCACGGAGGGTGCCTACTTCAACGAGGGCGGAGGTTTCTTGATCTGGTATTCCACCGACGACCGCCGCCTCCCCATTCGCTTCGAAGCCGACGCCAAGATCGGCAAGGTCTACGGCGAACTGACCGGCATCGCCCGCGGCAACGTCATCAAGAAAACCATCCGCCTCCACGACAACCCCTAGCTTGCGGCCTCCTTCCCTCCTTACAACGAACCCGCAAGGCAAGCGCCTCCCCCCCGGGCAGGTTGCCTCTCGTCTGGTGGGAGGCGCATCCTTGCGGCGATGTGCACAACGTCCAAAAGACAGCAAACCCGTCTCCCCGGCAAATTGCCACAAAGTGAACGCTGAAGCTTCCCCTCAGGAGGCTGACCAGGACCGCAACCAACCCGCCGGCCCGGCAATCTCATACAATGGCAGTGGGCCAAGTCGAGCGGGCGGTCGCTGCCCGGGGAAACCCGGGGAGAGGAAAGTCCGAACACCACAGGGCAGCGTGCTTCCTAACGGGAAGGAGGGGCGACCCTACGGAAAGTGCCACAGAAAACAAACCGCCCCGGCTTCGGCCGGGGTAAGGGTGAAACGGCGAGGTAAGAGCTC
It includes:
- a CDS encoding isoprenylcysteine carboxylmethyltransferase family protein, with amino-acid sequence MTVQRLRVPVGFLYAALFLYFSQPRPWLYAAGLLLALLGLLIRLWATGHLEKWQGLVTSGPYRYTRNPLYFGSFILGLGLTLAGSVVWLVVLYAVLFLAFYYPVMRREEDELQAGYQDPFPDYRKRVPLFFPALRPAWPKSDRRFSWTRVKANREYNAVLGFLILSLLIGIKMW
- a CDS encoding DUF3108 domain-containing protein, whose amino-acid sequence is MKKTATILMIFALAAMPLASAPASDPAGPANPLFDEVAQAEAPFIEGEELTFSIYWKPPAVLKWLIGNIKAGEVKVRVEKDTYQERPVWKLTAEAATSGFVRSRILAVDDRFVSIIDRDDYRSYQLRKFIREGDKTRKDVTSSFRYSQDQVEVRKVDLKHEPPRTEVKTFQGIPGPLADVVSVFYVARLRSMKPGERYQIHLADESEPQEVRVEVLEKESTRTPLARYDSVRISTEGAYFNEGGGFLIWYSTDDRRLPIRFEADAKIGKVYGELTGIARGNVIKKTIRLHDNP